One Isoptericola dokdonensis DS-3 genomic window, CTAGAACACGGTGTGGAAGGTCGCCCGGGGCAGGCTCCCGGGGTTGCGACGGCCCGCGCCGAGGGCTGTCATGGAGGGACGACAGCATCGCGGCGGTACCCACGTCATGAATGTCCCCGTAGAGGACTCGCTGACCGGGGTGAGCAGTCCACGACGGACCTCGCCCTGTCGCAGCGGCTTGGACGAGACGCCTGATCGCCGCCGCGGTGCTGGCTCTCCTCCCACCCTTCACGCGTGCCGGTCGCTGGACACCGTCGATTTGTGAGGCCTCTTTACGATATCGTCGCGCGGGTGTGATCGGGGACACTCCCCGGCGCTACACTCGCCAGGAGGCCGGCCGGGCCAGCGGCAGGCCGGACGCACGGAACGCGACGACGCGGAGGAACCAGTGACCGACACCCAGTCCACCAGCCACGGACTCGAGAACCTTCTCCACGAGACCCGGGCGTTCCCCCCGGCTCCCGAGTTCGCCGCCCTGGCGAACGCCCAGGCGTCCCTCTACGAGACGGCCGCCGCGGACCGGCCCGCGTTCTGGGCCGACCAGGCGCGCGAGCTCGTGACCTGGCGAACCCCCTTCACCGAGACCCTCGACTGGTCCGACGCGCCCGTCGCCCGCTGGTTCGCCGACGGCACCCTCAACGCCGCCTACAACGCCGTCGACCGGCACGTCGAGGCCGGCCTCGGCGACCGCGTCGCCCTCCACTTCGAGGGCGAGGGCGGCGACACCCGCACCGTCACCTACGCGGACCTGCAGCGCGAGGTGTCCCGCGCCGCCAACGCGATCTCCGCCCTCGGCGTCGGCAAGGGCGACCGCGTCGTCATCTACCTGCCGATGCTCGTCGAGTCCGTCGTCGCGATGCTCGCCTGCGCCCGCCTGGGCGCCCCCCACTCCGTCGTGTTCGGCGGGTTCTCCGCCGACGCGCTGCGCAGCCGCATCGCCGACGCCGAGGCCTCCCTCGTCATCACCGCCGACGGCGGCTTCCGGCGCGGCGCCCCCAGCGCCCTCAAGCCCGCCGTCGACGAGGCGCTCCAGGGCCAGGGCACCGACACCGTGAAGCACGTGCTCGTCGTGCGCCGCACCGGGCAGGACGTCGGCTGGACCGAGGGCCGCGACGTCTGGTGGCACGACGCCGTCGACGCCGCGGACACGTTCCACGAGCCCGAGTGGGTCGACGCCGAGCACCCCCTGTTCATCCTCTACACCTCCGGCACCACCGGGAAGCCGAAGGGCATCCTGCACACCACCGGCGGCTACCTCACCCAGACGTCGTTCACGCACAAGAACGTGTTCGACCTCAAGGCGGAGACCGACGTCTACTGGTGCACCGCCGACATCGGCTGGGTCACCGGCCACTCGTACGTCGTCTACGGCCCGCTGCTCAACGGCGCCACGCAGGTGATCTACGAGGGCACCCCCGACACCCCGCACCGCGGCCGCTGGTGGGAGCTCGTCGAGAAGTACAAGGTGTCGATCCTCTACACCGCCCCCACCGCGATCCGCACCTGCATGAAGTGGGGTGACGACATCCCCGGCGGGTTCGACCTGTCGTCCCTGCGCGTCCTCGGCTCGGTGGGCGAACCCATCAACCCCGAGGCGTGGATGTGGTACCGCCGCGTCATCGGCGGTGACCGCACCCCCATCGTCGACACCTGGTGGCAGACCGAGACCGGCGCCATCATGATCAGCCCGCTGCCCGGCGTCACCGCCACCAAGCCCGGCTCCGCGCAGGTCGCGCTGCCCGGCATCGCCGCGGACGTCGTCGACGACGAGGCGCACCCCGTGCCGGACGGCGGCGGCGGCTACCTCGTGCTGTCGGAGCCGTGGCCGTCGATGCTGCGCGGCATCTGGGGCGACCTCGAGCGCTTCAAGGACACCTACTGGTCGCGGTTCCCCGGCATCTACTTTGCCGGCGACGGCGCCAAGAAGGACGACGACGGCGACATCTGGCTGCTGGGCCGCGTCGACGACGTCATGAACGTGTCCGGGCACCGCCTCTCGACGACGGAGATCGAGTCCGCGCTCGTCTCCCACGAGATGGTCGCGGAGGCCGCCGTCGTCGGGGCCGCCGACGAGACGACCGGGCAGGCCGTCGTCGCGTTCGTCATCCTCCGGGGCGGGCACGCCGCGAAGGCCGAGACCCCCGAGGGGTCGGCGGAGGTGTCCGAGCTGCTGCGCGCCCACGTCGCCAAGGAGATCGGCCCCATCGCCAAGCCGCGCCGCGTCCTCGTCGTGCCCGAGCTGCCCAAGACCCGCTCCGGCAAGATCATGCGCCGCCTCCTGCGGGACGTCGCCGAGAACCGCACCGTCGGTGACGCCACCACGCTGGCCGACTCGTCGGTGATGGACCTCATCTCGGCGGGCCTCCAGACGGGCGGGAAGTCGGAGGACTGACCGGAGCGAGCTCGCGAGTGCAGGTCAGGCCGACCAGACAACCCGAGGACTGACCGGAGCGAGCTCGCGAGTGCAGGTCAGTCCGACCGGACAACCCGAGGACCGACCGGAGCGAGCTCGCGAGTGCAGGTCAGTCCGACCGGACAACCCGAGGACCGACCGGAGCGAGCCCGCGAGCAGCTCCTCGTCGATGCTGCACCTTCTCAGGCGTCGGGTGCTGATTCGGAAGAACGTGCAGCGCCGAGAAGTCCGACGACGCGAATCCTCCCGCATCGCACGGTGATGCGTGAGGAAGGTCGACGTGGGGTTGCCATCCGCCACCGTTCGGGGCAGGTCACACCGCCCGTGCGCTGACTCGCGGAGATCCGTGCTGACTCGGCGGAACCTGCGCTGACTCGCGAGTCAGCGCAGACCGGCGCGAGTCAGCGCACACTTCGTCGGCGGGCGTGCCTCGAGAGGTCCCGTACGGTGCGGTCGAGCGGGGACTGAATCGTTTCGGTCGGTCCGCGCGCGCCGACGAGCGGAGAGGGTGGCAGACGAACGGTCCCACCGACAGACAAGGACGTCCGACGATGTCACCCTCACCCTCCCGACCGGGCCCCGTGGCCGACGTCGCGGCCCGGCGCTCGCGGGCGACGGCGGCGACCGCCGCCGTCACCGCGGCGACGCTGCTCGCGGCCGCCGCCGCGGCGTACGTCGCCGCCGCACCGCCCGCCCAGGCGGACACGCCTCCGGGCATCCACGTGTCCGACGGCCGGATCGTCGAGGCCGACGGCACGGACCTGGTGCTGCGCGGCGTCAACCACGCGCACACCTGGTACACGCACACGACCGACTCCTTCGCCGACATCAAGGAGGCGGGTGCGAACTCGGTGCGGGTGGTGCTGTCCAGCGGTGACCAGTGGACGCGCAACTCGCCGGAGGACGTCGCGAACGTCGTCGACCTGTGCGAGGAGAACCGGCTGGTCTGCGTGCTGGAGGTGCACGACACCACCGGCTACGGCGACCAGTACGCCCCGGACGCGGCGACGCTCGACCAGGCCGTGGACTACTGGGAGGACCTCTACCCGACGCTCGCCGGGAAGGAGGACTTCGTCATGGTGAACATCGGCAACGAGCCGATGGGCAACGACGACGCGACGAACGAGACGTGGGCGGCGGAGACGTCCGCGGCGATCCAGCGGATGCGTTCCATCGGGTACGAGCACGCGCTGGTCGTGGACGCGCCCAACTGGGGCCAGGACTGGAAGAACTACATGCGCCCGGCAGCGGCCGGGGTGTTCGCCGCCGACCCGGACGCGAACACGGTGTTCTCCATCCACATGTACAGCGTGTACAACCAGCCGCAGACGATCACCGACTACCTCGAGTTCTTCGTGGACAACGGGCTGCCGATCATCGTCGGCGAGTTCGGGTGGCAGCAGACCCCCGCCGACGTCGACGAGGACGTCGTGCTGTCCGAGGCGGAGCGGCTGGACCTCGGCTGGCTGGCCTGGTCGTGGAGCGGCAACACCGACCCGTACCTCGACATGGTGCTGAGCTTCGACCCCGCGACGCCGAGCGCCTGGGGCACCCGCATCGTCGACGGGCCGCAGGGCCTGAAGGCCACCGCGGTGGAGGCCGCGTGGTTCGGCGGCGGTGGCGAGCCGACCGAGGAACCGACCGAAGAACCCACCGAAGAACCGACGGAGGAGCCGGCGGACGACGCGTGCACCGCGACGCTGCGGGTCGCGGGCTCGTGGCCCGGCGGCTGGCAGGGCGAGCTCACCGTCACCGCGGGCGACGCCGCGATCACCGGCTGGGAGGCCTCCTTCACCGTGCCCGGTTCGACGGTGAACAACCTGTGGGGCGGCGTGCACACGACCGACGCGAGCGGCGTCCACGTGACCAACGCGGCGTGGAACGGCTCGCTCGCGGCGGACGGCAGCACCACTGCGGGGTTCATCGCCACCGGCACCGCGCCGTCGTCGGCCCCGGCAGTGACCTGCGTGGCCGACTGACGCTCCCTCGCACCCGAGCGCGACGACGCCGGTCGCCCTGGCAGGGCGGCCGGCGTCGCGTCGTCCCCGACGAACGTCGTGGCGCTCGATCACGGGTCGCCGGTGGTCGTGACGGGGACGGACGGGTCGTCGGCGGGCAGCCTCTGGCGGGGCGTCGGGGACGGCTCAGCCGGCGTCGACGACCGTGCTCTTGCGCCGGTACACCGCCGGCGTCTCGCCGGTGAGACGCACGAACGTGCGGGTGAACGACGGCTGGTCGTAGAACCCGGAGCGGACGGCGACCTCGGCGAGCCTCAGGTCGGACCCGGTGAGCAGGGAGATCGCCCGGTCGACGCGGGCGCGCAGGAGGAACTGCTTGGGCGACAGCGCGAAGACGCGCCGCATCCGCCGCTCCAGGACGCCGGCGGTGCAGCCCGCCGCGCTCGCGAGGTCGGCGAGGCCGAGCCGCTCGTCGAGGCGCTCGTCGACGAGCTGGACGACCCGGGTCAGGGACCCGATGACCTGGTCGTCGACGTCCCCGGTGCGCAGGTCGCGCGAGGTGGACACCAGGCCGACGACCTCGCCGTCGCGCCGCACGGGGATCTTGGTCGTCAGGTACCAGCCGGGCTCGCCCCGGAGGTTGCGGATGAGCTCGAGCTCGTTGCGCAGCGGCCAGCCCTCGCGCAGCACGTAGCCGTCCTGCTCGTCGTAGCGCTCCGCGAGCTCGGGGGCGAACAGCTCGGCGGAGGTGCGGCCGACGACCTCGCGCGGGGACCGGCGGTCGGCCCGGTCGACGAAGGTGCGGTTGACCAGCGCGTACCGACCCGTGACGTCCTTGGCGCAGAACATGGTGGCCGAGAGGTCGTCGAGCAGGAGCACCAGCTCCGGGGAGAGGGCGTCGAGGAGCCGCTCGGCCTCCGGCCACAGGCTCGCCGCCGCGCTCCCGGTCCGCCGCGCGCCGGAGCCGGTCGGGCCGGTCGCACCCGACCGCCGCGCCGTGCCGGCTTGCGGCGCGGTGCCCGGTGCCACGATCGCCATGACGCGTGACGCTACCACCGCCGGGCGGGCCCGAGCCGCGAGCGCGGGCGGGGCCGCCCGGAGGAGGCAGGATAGGGGGGTGCGCCTCCCCGTCCCGATCGAGATCGGCCCGCTGACCCCCGCCGCGCAGGACGCCGTGCGCGCCCTCGCCGACGACGCCGCACGCCACGACGGCGTCGCGCCGCTGTCCGAGCAGCCGCTGCTGCGGCTGGGCGTCGACGACGCCTCGACCACGCACGTGGTGGTGCGGAGCACGGGCGGCGGCACGGTCGGCTACCTGCAGGTGGACCGCTCGGGCGACGTGGCGAGCGCGGAGATGGTGGTCCACCCGCAGGCCCGGCGGGGCGGCATCGGGTCGCTGCTGCTGCGCACGGCGCAGCGGGACGCCCGGCTCCCGGACCGGTCGGGGGCGCCGGGGCAGCGGGGCAAGCCGCTGCGGGTCTGGGCGCACGGCGACCTCGGCCCGGCGCAAGAGTTCGCGGCGGCGCGGGACCTGCACGCGGTCCGCGAGCTGCTGTTCCTCGCCCGTCCGCTGGGCGAGGCCGACGACCTGCCCGAGCCCGACCTGCCCAGCGGCCACGCGCTGCGCCCGTTCCGGCCGGGGCAGGACGACGACGCGTGGGTGGCTCTCAACGCGGCGGCGTTCGCCGGTCACCCGGAGCAGGGCCGCCTGACGGTGGCGGACCTGCACGACCGCATCGCCGAGCCCTGGTTCGACCCGGCCGGGTTCCTGCTGCTGGAGGGCCCGGACGGCGCACTGGTCGGGTCGGTGTGGACGAAGGTCGCGACGGGCCAGCCGGAGACGCCGGGCGGGGAGGTCGACGGGGAGATCTACGCCGTCGGCACCGCGCCGGACGCCCGGGGCCGGGGCCTGGGCACGGCGCTGACGGCCGCGGGTCTCGCGCACCTGGCCCGGGCGGGCTGCGACCGCGCCGTGCTGTACGTCGACGGGGACAACACGGCCGCGCGCCGCACCTACGACCGTCTCGGGTTCACGACCGCCGCGGTGGACGTGCAGTACGCCCCGGCCTGACCGCCGGCGCGCGGATGTGCGCCTCGACACCCGCCGTTCACGCGAAGGTGCCACGATGTGTCCATGACTGCGTCCACCTCGCGAACCGCGCGGCAGCGTGACGCCCGCGGGCGGTTCGTGCCCGCCGCCACCTCCGCACCGACAGACACCCGCACCACCGCGAAGGCAGGCCCCCGCCGCATGGACCCCCAGCTCGCCGCCCACATCGCCGAGCACATCGCCGAGGAGCCCGCGGACCCTCCGGCCGTGGTGGTGCCGGCCGAGCTGGCGCCGCTGCCCGCGGACCGGTTCGCGGACCGGGAGCTGAGCTGGCTGGCGTTCAACGAGCGGGTGCTGGAGCTCGCGGAGGACCCGACGCTGCCGCTGCTGGAGCGGGTGCGGTTCCTGGCGATCTTCGCGTCGAACCTGGACGAGTTCTTCATGGTGCGGGTCGCGGGCCTGAAGCGACGCATCGCGACGGGCATCGCGGTGACCGCGGCGTCGGGGCTCTCGCCCCGCGAGGTGCTGGAGGCCATCGGCGCGGGCGCGCACCGGCTGATGCGCCGCCACGCGGACGTGTTCCGCGACCAGGTGCAGCCGGTGCTCGCGGACGAGAACATCACGATCCTGCACTGGGAGGACCTCGCGGAGAAGGAGCAGATCCGGCTCCACAAGTTCTTCCGCAAGCAGATCTTCCCCGTCCTGACGCCGCTGGCGGTGGACCCGGCGCACCCGTTCCCGTACATCTCGGGGCTGTCGTTGAACCTCGCGGTCGTCGTGGCGAACCCGGTCACGGGCAAGGAGCACTTCGCGCGGGTCAAGGTGCCGCCGCTGCTGCCCCGGTTCATCGCGGTGGACGACCGGGGCCGGCCGAGCGCGCCGACGCCGACGCAGGGCGGCGGCACGCAGACGTCGTTCGTGCCGCTGGAGGAGGTCATCGCCCACCACCTCGACCACCTGTTCCCCGGCATGGAGGTGCGCGAGCACCACACGTTCCGCGTGACCCGCAACGAGGACGTGGAGGTGGAGGAGGACGACGCCGAGAACCTGCTCCAGGCGATGGAGAAGGAGCTGCTGCGCCGCCGGTTCGGCCCTCCGGTCCGTCTGGAGCTGGCGGAGGGCATCTCGCCGCGCATCCGCGAGCTGCTGATCCGTGAGCTCGGCGTGGTCGAGGAGGAGGTGTACGAGCTCCCGGCCCCGCTGGACCTCACCGGCCTCAACGTCATCGCCGACATCGACCGGGCGGACCTGCACTACCCGCGCTTCATCCCGACGACGCACCGCCAGCTCGCCGAGGTGGAGTCCGCGATGCCGGGCAACGTGTTCCAGTCGATCCGGGAGCGGGACGTCCTGCTGCACCACCCGTACGACTCGTTCTCGACGTCGGTGCAGACGTTCCTGGAGCAGGCCGCCGCCGACCCGAAGGTCCTGGCGATCAAGCAGACCCTGTACCGCACGTCGGGCGACTCCCCCATCGTGGACGCCCTCATCGACGCCGCCGAGGCGGGCAAGCAGGTCCTCGCGCTGGTGGAGATCAAGGCGCGGTTCGACGAGCAGGCGAACATCTCCTGGGCGCGCAAGCTGGAGGAGGCGGGCGTGCACGTCGTGTACGGCATCGTCGGCCTCAAGACGCACTGCAAGCTGTCCCTCGTGGTGCGCCAGGAGTCGGACGGCCTGCGCCGCTACTGCCACGTCGGGACCGGCAACTACCACCCGAAGACCGCCCGGCTGTACACCGACCACGGCCTGCTCACCTGCGACCCGGACGTCGGGCAGGACCTCACCCGCCTGTTCAACCAGCTCTCCGGGTACGCGCCGCGCTCCCGGTTCCACCGCCTGCTCGTGGCGCCGCGCACCGTGCGCAGCGGTCTCATCGAGCGCATCGACCGGGAGGCGGCGGCCGCCCGGGCGGGGCACGACGCGTGGGTGAAGATCAAGGTCAACTCGGCCGTGGACGAGGCGACGATCGACGCCCTCTACCGGGCGTCGCAGGCGGGCGTGAAGGTCGACCTGATCGTGCGCGGCATCTGCGCGGTGCGGCCCGGCGTGCCGGGCCTGAGCGAGAACATCCGCGTCCGGTCGATCCTCGGGAGGTTCCTGGAGCACTCCCGGATCTTCGCGTTCGCGAACTCCGCGGGCCCGCAGATCGGCGAGGGGCCGGAAGCCGGCCCGGAGGTGTTCGTCGGGTCGGCGGACCTCATGCACCGCAACCTCGACCGCCGCGTGGAGGCCCTGGTCCGCATCACCGACCAGGGGCAGATCCTCGAGCTGCTCGAGCTGATGAACGAGTCGGTGTCGCCCCGCACCGCGTCGTGGCACCTCGGGCCCGACGGCGGCTGGGAACGCCAGGTGACCGATCCCGACGGCGAGCCGACGCGTGACCTGCAGGCGGTCCTCGTGGACCGTCATCGTCGGCGTCCGTCCCGGTCCTGACGGCGCCGATGAGCTCTCTGCCCTGGGCGGCGCGGCCCCTGCTGACCTCCACGCCGTTCGTGGACCCCTTCGGCGCGACGTCGGTGCCGCACGCCCCCGTCATCGAGACGGCGGGCGCGCTGGTGTGGCGGCTGCGGCACGGACGGTTGCAGGTCCAGCTGGTGCACCGGCCCCGCTACGACGACTGGTCGTGGCCGAAGGGCAAGCACGAGGACGGCGAGTCCCTGCCGACCACCGCGGTGCGCGAGGTGACCGAGGAGACCGGCAAGCCGATCGTCGTCGGGGTGCCGCTGCCGGGCCTGCAGTACCTGACGCCCGAGGGGCGGGTGAAGCGGGTGCACTACTGGGCGGCGCGGCGGGCGGCGCCGGAGGCGGACGCCCGGGCGCTGGCGGCGCGGGCACCCGTGGCGCCCGTGAACAAGCGGGAGATCGACCGCACGGAGTGGCTCGACGTCGACGAGGCGGCCGAGCGGCTGACGCGCGGCTCGGACCGGGGCCCGCTGGACGAGCTCCGCGAGGCGCACGCCGACCATCGGCTCGACACCCGGGCGCTGGTGATCGTGCGGCACGGCCGGGCGGTGCCGCGGCCGGTCTGGCACGGCGAGGAGCAGGAGCGGCCCCTCACGCCGGTGGGGCACGCGCAGGCGTCCGCGCTGGTGCCGGTGCTCGCCGCCTACGGCGTCAGCACGGTGGTGTCCAGCCGGTGGGAGCGGTGCGCGACGACGATGGACCCGTACGTCCGGGCGGCGGGCCTGCGGCCGGAGTACAGCGACTCCCTCGGCGAGGCCCAGCACGAGCGGTCGCCGGCGCGGGTGGCCGCCGCGGTGCGCGACCTGCTGGACCTGCCGCGCCCGGCCGTGCTGTGCACCCACCGGCCCGTGCTCCCGACGGTCCTCGACGTGCTGGGGCAGCACTCCCGGCGGGCGGTCGCGTCCGTGCTGCCACGGCGCGACCCCTACCTGGAGCCCGGCGAGGTGCTGGTCGCGCACGTCGCGACGACGTCGAAGGGGCCGCGCGTGGTGGCCGCCGAACGGGTGTCGCCGCCCGTCTGGTGACGGGTCAGGGACCGAGGACCGGCAGCACGATCCACGTGACGACGGCCGCGAACAGGGCGGCCACGGGAGCGGTGAGGAGCCAGAAGACCGCGATGTCGCGGGCGACGCCCCACCGCACGGCGGACAGCCGCCGGGTGGCGCCGACGCCCGTGATGGCCGACGTGATGATGTGGGTCGTCGAGACGGGTGCGTGCAGGACGAGGGCGTTGACGTAGAGCAGCAGCGACGCGACGGTCTCCGCGACGAACCCGCGCGCCGGGTCGAGCTCGATGATGCGCCGCCCGAGGGTCCGCATGATCCGCCAGCCGCCGACGTACGTGCCGACGCCCATCGCGGTCGCCGCCGACACCTTGACCCACAGCGGGATCCCCGCGCCCGGCGCCACCGTGCCGACGGTGAGGAGCGCGAGCCAGATGACGCCCATCGTCTTCTGCGCGGCCTGGAGCCCGTGCCCGAGCGCCATCGCGGCCGCCGACGCCGTCTGGGCGACCCGGAACCGGCGGTTCACGCGCGCGTACGGCCGATTCCGGAACAGCCACATGACGCCGACCATCATGGCGTACGCGCCGATGAAGCCCACGACCGGGGAGATCAGGGTGGGCAGGACCACCTTGTCGACGATCTCCGTGCCGTACACCGCCATCCCGCCGGCCAGTCCCGCACCGACCAGCCCGCCGATGAGCGCGTGCGTGGAGGACGTCGGCATGCCGAACCACCAGGCCAGCACGTTCCACGCCGTGGCGCCGACCAGGGCGCTGATCAGCACGAGGAGGGACTGGTGCACGGAGGCGCCGTCGAGGTCGACGATGGACGTCGCGATCGTCTCGGCGACCTCCGTCCCGAGGAGCGCCCCCACGAAGTTCATCACCGCGGCCATGCCCACCGCGATCCGGGGCGTCAGCGCGTGCGTGGAGATCGACGTCGCGACGGCGTTCGCGGCGTCGTGGAAGCCGTTCGTGTAGGCGAAGCCGAGCGCCAGCGCCACGATGACGCCGACGAGGGCGAGCTCCACGCTCAGGACTCCTTGAGGGCGATGGTCTCGACCATGTTCGCCACCCGCTCGAACGCGTCGGTCGCCTCCTCGAGGACGTCGACGACCTCCTTGAGCTTGATGAGGGCGATCGGGTCGGTCGCCCGGTCGAACATCTCGCCGAGCAGCGTGCGGTGCAGCGTGTCGCCCTGGTTCTCCAGGCGGTTGATCTCCACGCAGTACTCGGGGAGCTGGTCGAGGTTGCGCAGGCGCGGCATCGCGTCGGCCGTCAGCTCGGCGCAGCGCTGCAGCACCTGGACCTGCTCCGACACGAGCATCGGGAGCTCTTCGATCTTGTACAGCACGATGAGGTGCCCGGCCTCGTCCATCGCGTCCATGCAGTCGTCCAGGGCGGACGCGAGCCCGTAGATGTCGTCACGGTCCAGCGGGGTCACGAACGTCTGGTTGAGGCGCCGCATGATCGAGTGGGTGGCGTCGTCGGCGGCGTGCTCGGCCTCGGAGAGCCGTTCTGCGATGGCGTGCCGGTCGAGCCGCGAGGACCCCAGCAGCTCCGCGAGGAGCGAGGCGCCGGTGACGGTGTGGCGGGCGATCTCTGCCAGGAGGTCGAAGTAGGTGGTGTCACGCGGGGTGAGGCGCAGGCGCACGGAGGGCTCCCGGAGGCGAAGGACGCACGATCAGTCACAGGGTAGGTCCCGGCGCGACGCTGCGCTAAATCCGCGCAGGCGGGACGGCGTGGCCACGGGCCGTCCTCGAGGAGAGAAGCGCGACGCCGGACCGGGAAGCGCCTCTCGGCGCGTGGCCGCTCGTAGCGGCTGAAGATGGAGCCCGGGGCAACCGCGGTCCGACGTCGCACCCGCATCGTAAGCACCACACCGCCCCCGGGGACAAGTGCCACGCTCCCCCGACCCACGTGTCGATCCTCACCCTCTGCTGCGCCTCCGGCTCAGTCGAGGGACCCGGCGCGCCACAGTGCCGCCGCGTGCTCCAGCTCCCCCGCCGTGCCGACCAGGTCCGCCGCGCCGCGCGTCATGCGGGCGGCGCCGTCGGGGTCGGCGACCTCACGGGCGTCGGCGTCGTAGGCGGCGCCCGCCGCGAGGATGCGGCAGAAGGCGGCGGCCCGCTCCAGCGCGACGGCCAGGTCGCCGGCGAACACCCCGGACAGGACGGTGTCGGCGAGCGCCCGCAGGTCGTCGGGCGACGGCGGCCGGGGCACGCCGGCGACGACCTCGGCGACGGGGGCGACGTCGACGCCGAGCCGGTACCGCAGCCCGACGGTGCGCGGATCGCGACGCACCCACTCCCGCAGCGCGTAGAGGCGCCAGAGCGCCCCGGGCAGGGTGGCGGGGGCGGCGTCGGCCCACAGCCCGGCGACGACGTCGAGGCCTTCGTCCTCCACGAGCCGCACCAGGCGCGCCACGACCTCGGGGTCCTCGGCGGCCCGGGCGCGATGGACGACGGCGCGCGCGGTGGTGTGCGCGACCTCGTCCCGGCGGGCCGGGTCGAGGTCGCCCGGCAGCTCGTCGGCGTCCCGCGGGTCGAGCATGGCGGGGCGGCGGAACCGTGGTGCGGACGTCACCCCTCCAGTGTCGCAGGCGCCCGACCGGGCCATGCCGGCCCGTGCCGTGGACGGGAGGCCGTCCACCGTGCCGACCTGCGAGGACCGACCTAGCATCGGCTGGAGTCGGCCTGACCGGTCGATGTCCCTGATCCTCGAGGAGTGACGACATGTCGGATCCTGTTCCCGCCGGCACAGATGCCCGCGGGGCCCACCGCAAGGCGATGGGGCTGGCCATCTCGGCGGCGGTGGGTGGCTTCCTGTTCGGCTTCGACTCCTCGGTGATCAACGGAGCGGTCGAGGCGATCGAGGGTCAGTTCGAGCTCGACTCCTCCGTGACGGGGCTCGTGGTGGCCGTCGCCCTGCTCGGGTGCGCCCTGGGCGCCTGGGGTGCCGGTCGCCTGGCCGACCGGTGGGGCCGCATCCGCATCATGGTCCTGGGCTCCGGGTTGTTCCTGGTGTCGTCGATCCTGTCGGCGATCGCCTGGTCGGCACTGGACCTGTCGATCTGGCGGTTCATGGCGGGTGTCGGCATCGGCATCGCGTCGGTCATCGCGCCGGCGTACATCGCGGAGATCGCCCCGGCGACGATCCGCGGGACGCTCGGGTCGATGCAGCAGCTCGCCATCACGGTCGGTATCTTCGCGGCGCTGCTCAGCGACCAGCTCCTGGCGGAGGCCGCGGGCGGTGCCGCGAACGAGCTCTGGCTGGGCTGGGAGGCCTGGCGGTGGATGTTCATGGTCGGGGTGGTCCCGGCGATCGTGTACGGGGTGCTGGCGCTCCGGATGCCGGAGTCGCCGCGGTTCCTGGTGGCCCGCGGCCGGGTGGACGAGGCCCGTTCCGTCCTCGACTCGGTGCTGGGGCCCGAGGAGAACGTGGGCGACCGGATCGACGACATCCAGCGCTCG contains:
- the acs gene encoding acetate--CoA ligase — translated: MTDTQSTSHGLENLLHETRAFPPAPEFAALANAQASLYETAAADRPAFWADQARELVTWRTPFTETLDWSDAPVARWFADGTLNAAYNAVDRHVEAGLGDRVALHFEGEGGDTRTVTYADLQREVSRAANAISALGVGKGDRVVIYLPMLVESVVAMLACARLGAPHSVVFGGFSADALRSRIADAEASLVITADGGFRRGAPSALKPAVDEALQGQGTDTVKHVLVVRRTGQDVGWTEGRDVWWHDAVDAADTFHEPEWVDAEHPLFILYTSGTTGKPKGILHTTGGYLTQTSFTHKNVFDLKAETDVYWCTADIGWVTGHSYVVYGPLLNGATQVIYEGTPDTPHRGRWWELVEKYKVSILYTAPTAIRTCMKWGDDIPGGFDLSSLRVLGSVGEPINPEAWMWYRRVIGGDRTPIVDTWWQTETGAIMISPLPGVTATKPGSAQVALPGIAADVVDDEAHPVPDGGGGYLVLSEPWPSMLRGIWGDLERFKDTYWSRFPGIYFAGDGAKKDDDGDIWLLGRVDDVMNVSGHRLSTTEIESALVSHEMVAEAAVVGAADETTGQAVVAFVILRGGHAAKAETPEGSAEVSELLRAHVAKEIGPIAKPRRVLVVPELPKTRSGKIMRRLLRDVAENRTVGDATTLADSSVMDLISAGLQTGGKSED
- a CDS encoding cellulase family glycosylhydrolase → MSPSPSRPGPVADVAARRSRATAATAAVTAATLLAAAAAAYVAAAPPAQADTPPGIHVSDGRIVEADGTDLVLRGVNHAHTWYTHTTDSFADIKEAGANSVRVVLSSGDQWTRNSPEDVANVVDLCEENRLVCVLEVHDTTGYGDQYAPDAATLDQAVDYWEDLYPTLAGKEDFVMVNIGNEPMGNDDATNETWAAETSAAIQRMRSIGYEHALVVDAPNWGQDWKNYMRPAAAGVFAADPDANTVFSIHMYSVYNQPQTITDYLEFFVDNGLPIIVGEFGWQQTPADVDEDVVLSEAERLDLGWLAWSWSGNTDPYLDMVLSFDPATPSAWGTRIVDGPQGLKATAVEAAWFGGGGEPTEEPTEEPTEEPTEEPADDACTATLRVAGSWPGGWQGELTVTAGDAAITGWEASFTVPGSTVNNLWGGVHTTDASGVHVTNAAWNGSLAADGSTTAGFIATGTAPSSAPAVTCVAD
- a CDS encoding AraC family transcriptional regulator, which encodes MAIVAPGTAPQAGTARRSGATGPTGSGARRTGSAAASLWPEAERLLDALSPELVLLLDDLSATMFCAKDVTGRYALVNRTFVDRADRRSPREVVGRTSAELFAPELAERYDEQDGYVLREGWPLRNELELIRNLRGEPGWYLTTKIPVRRDGEVVGLVSTSRDLRTGDVDDQVIGSLTRVVQLVDERLDERLGLADLASAAGCTAGVLERRMRRVFALSPKQFLLRARVDRAISLLTGSDLRLAEVAVRSGFYDQPSFTRTFVRLTGETPAVYRRKSTVVDAG
- the mshD gene encoding mycothiol synthase, yielding MRLPVPIEIGPLTPAAQDAVRALADDAARHDGVAPLSEQPLLRLGVDDASTTHVVVRSTGGGTVGYLQVDRSGDVASAEMVVHPQARRGGIGSLLLRTAQRDARLPDRSGAPGQRGKPLRVWAHGDLGPAQEFAAARDLHAVRELLFLARPLGEADDLPEPDLPSGHALRPFRPGQDDDAWVALNAAAFAGHPEQGRLTVADLHDRIAEPWFDPAGFLLLEGPDGALVGSVWTKVATGQPETPGGEVDGEIYAVGTAPDARGRGLGTALTAAGLAHLARAGCDRAVLYVDGDNTAARRTYDRLGFTTAAVDVQYAPA
- a CDS encoding RNA degradosome polyphosphate kinase — protein: MDPQLAAHIAEHIAEEPADPPAVVVPAELAPLPADRFADRELSWLAFNERVLELAEDPTLPLLERVRFLAIFASNLDEFFMVRVAGLKRRIATGIAVTAASGLSPREVLEAIGAGAHRLMRRHADVFRDQVQPVLADENITILHWEDLAEKEQIRLHKFFRKQIFPVLTPLAVDPAHPFPYISGLSLNLAVVVANPVTGKEHFARVKVPPLLPRFIAVDDRGRPSAPTPTQGGGTQTSFVPLEEVIAHHLDHLFPGMEVREHHTFRVTRNEDVEVEEDDAENLLQAMEKELLRRRFGPPVRLELAEGISPRIRELLIRELGVVEEEVYELPAPLDLTGLNVIADIDRADLHYPRFIPTTHRQLAEVESAMPGNVFQSIRERDVLLHHPYDSFSTSVQTFLEQAAADPKVLAIKQTLYRTSGDSPIVDALIDAAEAGKQVLALVEIKARFDEQANISWARKLEEAGVHVVYGIVGLKTHCKLSLVVRQESDGLRRYCHVGTGNYHPKTARLYTDHGLLTCDPDVGQDLTRLFNQLSGYAPRSRFHRLLVAPRTVRSGLIERIDREAAAARAGHDAWVKIKVNSAVDEATIDALYRASQAGVKVDLIVRGICAVRPGVPGLSENIRVRSILGRFLEHSRIFAFANSAGPQIGEGPEAGPEVFVGSADLMHRNLDRRVEALVRITDQGQILELLELMNESVSPRTASWHLGPDGGWERQVTDPDGEPTRDLQAVLVDRHRRRPSRS